Proteins encoded in a region of the Marinococcus sp. PL1-022 genome:
- the dxs gene encoding 1-deoxy-D-xylulose-5-phosphate synthase, with product MNLETIQDPGFMKQYNDKELKALGEDIRAFLIEKLSVTGGHLGPNLGVVELTLTLHQLYNTPKDKLIWDVGHQSYVHKILTGRADRFDSLRQYQGLCGFPKRSESEHDVWETGHSSTSLSAAEGMALANQLKGEDAKVAAIIGDGALTGGMALEALNHIGHEQTDVTIILNDNEMSISPNVGALHSMLGRIRTAGTYRRTKEDVDHMLRRIPAFGSKLASYADRMKDSMKQMVLSGMFFEELGFTYLGPVDGHDLDDLHANIKYARDTNGPVIVHVLSKKGKGYTPAENDAKGTWHGLGPYKIESGEVIKKPAAAPAYSAVFSNTLQKIAEMDSRLVAVTAAMAGGTKLDTFAEKFPDRMFDVGIAEQHATTMSGALATQGMKPVFGVYSTFLQRGYDQLVHDVCRQNLNVLFGIDRAGLVGADGETHQGVFDIAYLRHLPNMKILMPKDENELQHMLYSAFHNDDGPTAVRYPRGNGLGVEMDEEFQMIPYGKWEIVREGTDCTILSFGTMLPIVEEAAAELSGQGTSVRIVNARSAKPLDEAMLEELAEEGKPVLTVEEAALKGSFGSAVLEYMADHEHDSLPVRRMGIADYYVEHGSVPELYEELGLTPEKVVEKVTAMTSKERTNIRG from the coding sequence ATGAACCTGGAAACGATCCAAGACCCTGGATTCATGAAGCAGTACAACGATAAAGAACTAAAAGCGCTGGGTGAAGATATACGGGCGTTCCTGATTGAAAAATTATCCGTTACCGGTGGTCATCTCGGTCCCAATCTCGGAGTAGTGGAATTAACGCTCACCCTGCACCAGCTGTACAACACACCAAAAGATAAACTCATCTGGGACGTTGGGCACCAGTCATACGTGCATAAAATCTTAACCGGACGTGCGGATCGCTTTGATTCACTGCGCCAGTACCAGGGGCTTTGCGGCTTCCCTAAACGTTCAGAAAGTGAACATGACGTATGGGAGACCGGCCACAGCTCAACGTCACTGTCCGCAGCAGAAGGAATGGCGCTTGCAAATCAGCTGAAGGGCGAGGACGCCAAAGTTGCCGCTATCATTGGTGACGGTGCTCTTACCGGAGGCATGGCCCTCGAAGCACTTAACCATATCGGTCATGAACAGACGGATGTCACTATTATTCTAAACGACAATGAAATGTCTATTTCTCCGAACGTAGGGGCGCTTCACAGTATGCTCGGCCGCATTCGCACAGCCGGTACTTACCGAAGAACGAAAGAAGACGTCGACCATATGCTGCGCAGAATTCCTGCGTTCGGCTCGAAGCTTGCTTCCTACGCCGACCGGATGAAAGACAGCATGAAGCAGATGGTTCTGTCCGGCATGTTTTTTGAAGAGCTTGGATTTACGTATCTCGGCCCGGTAGATGGCCATGATCTTGATGATCTGCATGCCAATATTAAATACGCCAGAGACACTAACGGCCCGGTGATTGTGCATGTGCTGTCCAAAAAAGGCAAAGGCTACACACCGGCGGAAAACGATGCCAAGGGAACCTGGCACGGACTTGGACCATATAAGATCGAATCCGGTGAAGTAATCAAAAAACCGGCAGCCGCGCCTGCCTACAGTGCTGTCTTCAGCAATACCCTGCAAAAAATAGCAGAAATGGATTCCCGTCTTGTGGCTGTGACCGCTGCTATGGCCGGTGGCACGAAGCTCGACACGTTTGCGGAAAAATTTCCGGATCGCATGTTTGACGTAGGTATCGCCGAACAGCACGCCACGACAATGTCAGGTGCGCTTGCGACGCAGGGAATGAAGCCGGTATTCGGGGTGTACTCTACGTTTTTGCAGCGGGGATACGACCAGCTGGTGCATGACGTCTGCCGCCAGAATCTGAATGTGCTCTTTGGGATCGACCGTGCAGGCCTCGTCGGTGCTGACGGGGAGACGCACCAGGGCGTTTTTGATATTGCATACCTGCGGCACCTGCCAAATATGAAAATACTGATGCCTAAGGATGAAAATGAACTGCAGCACATGCTGTATTCGGCTTTTCATAATGACGATGGCCCAACAGCCGTCCGCTATCCGCGTGGTAATGGACTCGGGGTGGAGATGGACGAAGAGTTTCAAATGATTCCTTACGGCAAATGGGAAATCGTCCGGGAAGGCACAGACTGTACGATCCTCTCGTTTGGGACAATGCTTCCGATCGTAGAGGAGGCAGCTGCCGAGTTAAGCGGACAGGGAACCAGTGTCCGTATCGTTAACGCCCGTTCAGCCAAGCCGCTTGACGAAGCAATGCTTGAAGAATTAGCTGAAGAAGGCAAACCGGTGCTGACAGTGGAAGAAGCAGCACTAAAGGGAAGCTTTGGAAGTGCAGTGCTTGAATACATGGCCGACCATGAGCATGACTCGCTTCCAGTCCGCCGGATGGGCATTGCTGACTACTACGTCGAGCACGGCAGCGTGCCGGAGCTTTATGAGGAACTGGGTCTCACTCCAGAGAAAGTAGTGGAAAAAGTGACGGCGATGACCAGTAAAGAAAGAACAAATATCCGGGGATGA